The following are encoded in a window of Telmatobacter sp. DSM 110680 genomic DNA:
- a CDS encoding DUF5666 domain-containing protein translates to MVRIVPCVQLLCVLLLAAAIPSHFQAQEPELPAVRGNITAVQLPDGFDVDGFHVIITTYTQFFAYKGPKKDESELRREIATGSYVQVIGTKNRKARTVTATQIKIRDDRDFTVSGIGVIDRVISPGTEPLFHADGNILRLDTKTEVRFSGGLTALNEVSTGIWIHYEGRRNDAGEVIPTHVEFVKPKLPKRKASLQGFAQVTTFSAGSLIDFDGRFSSAIEKHRMADAGGACGWYPVPDIEAMQTRVRSIGQRLIPQFQRDLPEDDPAKIPFRFYVVEEKYIRSALFCNEGLVLIPVHVMERIENDDQLAAVIADGVAANLQRQQARVEFDMKLIGAAEVAVYLAVRSGVGFGAGEVGGAIVMHEVLRKMEQQRGRVALGLMADAGFDPWQAPEAWRLLDPKQMPKDPAKLKYPERSGYQLEMLNLQYRKSSEARSSPPAPGSPSRF, encoded by the coding sequence ATGGTACGAATCGTTCCGTGCGTTCAGTTGCTTTGCGTGCTGTTGCTCGCGGCTGCAATCCCGTCGCATTTCCAAGCTCAAGAGCCGGAACTTCCGGCCGTCCGAGGAAACATTACTGCCGTTCAACTGCCGGACGGCTTCGATGTCGATGGCTTTCACGTCATTATCACGACGTATACGCAGTTTTTTGCGTACAAGGGGCCGAAAAAAGACGAAAGTGAATTGCGCCGCGAAATCGCCACCGGCAGCTATGTGCAGGTCATCGGCACCAAGAACCGCAAAGCGCGCACCGTCACTGCAACACAGATCAAGATCCGCGACGATCGAGACTTCACCGTCTCCGGCATCGGAGTCATCGACCGCGTCATTTCCCCCGGAACGGAGCCGCTGTTTCATGCCGACGGAAATATCCTGCGTCTCGACACTAAGACGGAAGTGCGTTTCTCCGGCGGACTCACCGCGCTCAATGAGGTGAGCACAGGTATCTGGATCCACTACGAAGGTCGCCGAAACGATGCCGGCGAGGTCATCCCAACTCACGTCGAGTTCGTGAAACCTAAACTTCCCAAGCGCAAGGCAAGCCTACAGGGTTTTGCGCAGGTCACCACGTTTTCCGCAGGTAGCCTTATCGATTTCGATGGCAGATTCAGCAGCGCCATCGAGAAGCATCGCATGGCGGATGCGGGTGGGGCGTGCGGTTGGTACCCCGTGCCCGACATCGAAGCAATGCAGACGCGCGTCCGAAGTATCGGCCAGCGCCTCATCCCCCAGTTCCAGCGCGATCTGCCCGAGGATGACCCCGCGAAAATTCCATTTCGCTTCTATGTGGTGGAGGAGAAATATATACGGTCGGCTCTCTTCTGCAACGAGGGTCTCGTGCTCATTCCCGTTCACGTCATGGAGCGGATCGAGAATGACGACCAGCTCGCTGCCGTGATCGCCGACGGCGTCGCCGCAAACCTGCAACGCCAGCAGGCTCGCGTCGAATTTGATATGAAGTTGATCGGAGCGGCCGAAGTCGCCGTGTACCTCGCCGTGCGCAGCGGCGTGGGATTTGGAGCAGGTGAGGTGGGCGGCGCCATCGTGATGCATGAGGTCCTGCGCAAGATGGAGCAGCAGCGCGGCCGTGTTGCCCTCGGCCTGATGGCCGATGCGGGCTTCGATCCATGGCAGGCGCCCGAGGCATGGCGTTTGCTCGATCCAAAGCAAATGCCGAAAGATCCTGCGAAGCTGAAGTACCCAGAACGCAGCGGCTACCAGCTTGAAATGCTCAACCTGCAATATCGCAAGTCCTCCGAAGCGCGGAGCAGCCCTCCTGCGCCGGGATCTCCCAGCCGCTTCTGA
- a CDS encoding peroxiredoxin-like family protein: MTSLQDQLDEITSNTRNLVQPERLAVGEKAVEELFATGIEDRILPVGAKAPEFALKDSGGKLVRSRDMLALGPLVIKFFRGRWCPYCVTELENWRDLYGHLRERNALMVAIGPQIERQSDFMANQHGLPFPILSDPGNTVAEKFGLVYTIPEYHREHFLSILVNIPFVNGDKSWRLPLPATYVISKDGKVAFAEAHADFRVRPEPEEVLAACDFHHR, from the coding sequence ATGACGTCCCTCCAGGACCAACTCGACGAGATCACCTCCAACACGCGTAACCTCGTGCAGCCCGAACGTCTAGCAGTCGGCGAAAAGGCTGTTGAAGAATTATTCGCGACCGGCATCGAAGACCGCATTCTTCCCGTAGGCGCGAAAGCCCCCGAATTCGCCCTCAAAGATTCCGGCGGCAAACTCGTGCGCTCTCGCGACATGCTCGCCCTCGGTCCGCTGGTTATCAAATTCTTCCGCGGCCGCTGGTGCCCCTATTGCGTCACCGAACTTGAAAACTGGCGCGACCTCTACGGCCATCTCCGCGAGCGCAACGCGCTGATGGTCGCAATCGGCCCGCAGATCGAGCGTCAGAGCGACTTCATGGCCAACCAGCATGGCCTTCCCTTCCCGATACTCTCTGACCCCGGCAACACCGTCGCGGAAAAGTTCGGCCTCGTCTACACCATCCCCGAGTACCATCGCGAACATTTTCTTTCCATCCTCGTCAACATCCCGTTCGTCAACGGCGACAAGAGCTGGCGTCTGCCGCTCCCCGCGACCTACGTCATTTCAAAGGATGGAAAAGTAGCCTTCGCAGAAGCCCACGCCGACTTCCGCGTCCGCCCTGAACCGGAAGAAGTCCTCGCCGCCTGCGACTTCCATCACCGCTAA
- a CDS encoding DUF4188 domain-containing protein has translation MVFIIGMRVNRLFEFGKWIPVAKAMGPMIAELKKHPEMGLLHVETMLYWRGVANLQYWRSFEHLHAYAHLRDSNHLPAWAEFNRRIGGNGSVGIWHESYMVERGNYECIYVNMPRFGFGAASDLVPVSGRMESARQRIGKAE, from the coding sequence GTGGTCTTCATCATTGGCATGCGGGTGAATCGCCTTTTTGAATTCGGCAAATGGATCCCGGTGGCGAAGGCGATGGGGCCAATGATTGCGGAACTGAAGAAACATCCAGAGATGGGGTTGCTACACGTCGAGACGATGCTGTACTGGCGCGGCGTAGCGAACTTGCAGTACTGGCGAAGCTTCGAACATTTGCATGCATACGCGCATTTGCGTGACAGCAACCATTTGCCGGCATGGGCGGAGTTTAATCGGCGGATCGGCGGCAACGGGTCGGTGGGCATCTGGCACGAGAGCTATATGGTTGAGCGCGGAAACTACGAGTGCATTTACGTAAATATGCCGCGATTCGGATTTGGTGCGGCGAGCGATCTTGTGCCTGTGAGCGGCCGGATGGAGAGTGCTCGCCAGCGCATCGGCAAAGCGGAATGA
- the trxB gene encoding thioredoxin-disulfide reductase, which produces MTETRDTVILGSGCAGLTAAIYSARANLKPLVLEGHEPGGQLSITSLVENFPGWPEGIQGPELIDNMKKQAARFGADFQLAHLNRVELGTHPFRLHTSAGEIVTRTLVIASGASARWLGLPSEQALIGHGVSSCATCDGFFFRDRPIAVIGGGDSAMEEALFLTRFASKVTLLHRRPQFRASKIMLERAMAHPNIEFRTNTVVDEVLGVEEKEVKGLKLRDVVTGMTETLHVDGMFLGIGHEPNAKMFAGQIDLDDEGYVLTQGNIFTTRHGVVVPGVYACGDVQDRRYRQAITAAGTGCMAALEAEKYLEEHGR; this is translated from the coding sequence ATGACAGAGACTCGAGATACAGTAATCCTTGGTTCCGGCTGTGCAGGACTCACAGCCGCCATCTACAGTGCGCGCGCCAACCTGAAGCCCCTGGTGCTGGAGGGACATGAACCCGGCGGCCAGCTTTCCATCACTTCGCTGGTCGAGAATTTTCCGGGGTGGCCCGAGGGGATTCAGGGGCCGGAACTGATCGACAACATGAAGAAGCAGGCTGCCCGATTTGGTGCAGACTTTCAGCTTGCGCATCTGAATCGTGTGGAACTTGGCACGCACCCGTTCCGTTTACACACGTCAGCCGGCGAAATTGTCACGCGCACGTTAGTTATCGCTTCGGGTGCAAGTGCGCGCTGGCTCGGGTTGCCGAGTGAGCAGGCTCTGATTGGGCATGGTGTTTCAAGCTGCGCTACATGCGATGGTTTCTTCTTTCGCGACAGGCCGATCGCGGTAATCGGCGGCGGCGACTCAGCCATGGAGGAGGCATTGTTCCTGACGCGTTTTGCCTCGAAGGTCACGCTACTGCATCGTCGTCCGCAGTTCCGGGCGTCGAAGATCATGCTGGAGCGCGCGATGGCCCATCCGAATATCGAGTTCAGGACGAACACGGTTGTGGATGAAGTGTTGGGCGTGGAAGAGAAGGAAGTGAAAGGGCTCAAGCTTCGCGACGTGGTCACTGGAATGACGGAAACTCTTCATGTGGATGGGATGTTCCTGGGAATTGGGCACGAGCCGAACGCGAAGATGTTTGCCGGGCAGATCGATCTCGACGACGAGGGATACGTGCTGACGCAGGGAAACATCTTCACGACGCGACATGGCGTCGTGGTGCCGGGAGTGTATGCATGCGGCGATGTTCAAGACAGGCGCTACCGGCAGGCGATTACCGCGGCCGGGACCGGATGCATGGCGGCTCTGGAAGCGGAAAAGTATCTTGAGGAGCACGGGCGCTAA
- a CDS encoding allantoinase, which produces MANLTLVYGMRLLPEGEVKEINDATLKLVNGHEAHVTMHVLEGSRAQIEAQLKQSLDAFFDFYPEI; this is translated from the coding sequence ATGGCAAATCTGACTCTTGTCTATGGAATGCGGCTGTTGCCCGAGGGCGAAGTGAAAGAAATCAACGACGCTACCCTCAAGCTGGTTAACGGACACGAAGCGCACGTTACCATGCACGTGCTCGAGGGCTCGCGCGCGCAGATCGAAGCTCAGCTCAAGCAGAGCCTCGATGCCTTTTTCGATTTTTATCCAGAAATCTAA
- a CDS encoding DUF167 domain-containing protein: MLSEVADGVTLAVRAQPGAKRTAIVGVYGAGDTLQLKIAVQAPPVEGRANEALVAFLAKTFGIPKRSVELLTGELSRSKVFLLRGIRLAEAQESLRPYRA; the protein is encoded by the coding sequence ATGCTGAGCGAAGTTGCGGACGGAGTGACTCTGGCGGTGCGGGCGCAGCCGGGTGCGAAGAGGACGGCGATTGTTGGCGTTTACGGCGCTGGCGACACATTGCAGCTGAAGATTGCCGTGCAGGCTCCGCCGGTGGAAGGGCGCGCTAACGAGGCACTCGTTGCGTTTTTGGCCAAGACGTTTGGTATTCCTAAAAGATCTGTCGAGCTTTTGACGGGAGAACTCTCGCGGAGCAAAGTGTTTCTGCTTCGCGGAATCCGGCTGGCCGAGGCGCAAGAGTCGCTTCGACCGTATCGCGCATAA
- a CDS encoding YggS family pyridoxal phosphate-dependent enzyme yields MSFLSENLERLEDAIADACRKAGRRREDVELMAVSKTYPAKAIAEAAELGLALFGENRVQEFTAKAADLQSLRLRDEKPIRVHLIGHLQSNKAGKAAELFDAVDAVDSLRVAQRLNDAAGKVGKRIPILLEVKLSPEETKEGLEPESQEAAQLLEVLPDLLHLETRGLMTIGPWGAPEDVTRACFRSLREWRDRWSAKHSKLNLDVLSMGMSGDFPLAIAEGATRIRVGTALFGKRAPYTGPPE; encoded by the coding sequence ATGAGTTTTCTGTCGGAAAACCTCGAAAGGCTTGAGGACGCGATCGCTGACGCTTGCCGTAAGGCGGGACGGCGGCGCGAAGACGTCGAGCTGATGGCTGTGTCGAAGACCTATCCGGCGAAGGCGATTGCGGAGGCTGCAGAACTGGGGCTTGCGCTGTTTGGCGAAAATCGTGTTCAAGAATTTACTGCAAAGGCGGCAGATCTGCAGTCGCTGCGTTTGCGAGATGAGAAGCCTATTCGAGTTCATCTGATCGGGCATCTGCAATCGAACAAGGCAGGGAAGGCTGCGGAGCTTTTTGACGCAGTGGACGCGGTGGATTCTTTGCGCGTTGCCCAGCGGCTGAATGATGCGGCGGGCAAAGTTGGGAAGAGGATTCCGATTTTGCTCGAGGTGAAGCTCAGTCCGGAGGAGACGAAGGAAGGTCTAGAGCCGGAGTCGCAAGAGGCGGCGCAATTGTTGGAAGTACTTCCGGATTTGCTGCATCTGGAAACGCGCGGATTGATGACGATTGGGCCGTGGGGCGCGCCGGAAGATGTGACTCGAGCCTGTTTTCGCAGTTTGCGCGAGTGGCGGGATCGATGGTCTGCGAAGCATTCGAAGTTGAATCTGGATGTGTTGTCGATGGGGATGAGCGGAGATTTTCCATTGGCGATTGCTGAGGGCGCAACGCGGATTCGTGTGGGAACAGCGCTGTTTGGGAAGCGTGCTCCTTACACAGGGCCGCCCGAATGA